The Calothrix sp. PCC 7507 DNA segment TATTCTCAAGGTGCGGAAGTACGTACTAGCGGAATCATCGGGCCAGTTCCTTTAAATCAGCTGCATCCGATAATTAGCAACATACTTTCTGTAAGTCAACCCGGTCAACTTTGGCCACCTCGTCCTATGGGTGAATGTTTTATAATTTTGCGATTAGAGAAATTATTACCTGCACAGCTTGATGAAATGATGCGTCGGAGGTTAATTGATGAATTGTTTGAGCAATGGTTGAATGAGCAAGTTAAGCAATTATCTCGTGAATCTTTGATTACCCTCCAAGCTGCGTGAAACAGTTATCAGTTATCAGTTATCAGTTATCAGTTTCATTATATTGGTAACACCTACGTCGATAAGAAATACCATATCTAGGTTTTGGTGGGCATTGCCCACTACTGTTCACTGTTCACTGTTCACTGATAACTGTTCACTGATTCAAGAGTTGCATATTTCTCAAAAACATTCGTATAGAGCAGCATACCACTTATGGAAACAGGACAAAGGCTATGAGCGCCCATGCTATGACATCCCCAACGATTGATATCAAAGAATTTATTGCAGGGCTATTTCCTTTCAATCGCTTATCAGCGAAAGTCTTAGAAAAACTATCTGCAAAAATTCAAGTTTTCCGTTATCGCATGGGGCAATTAATCATGGCACGGGAAACCATGCCCCAACAAATAAGTATTATCTATCAAGGACAAGCACGTCTTTTAGTCTTTGATTCTCGCACAGAAAAAAGCGTGACATTAAAGTTACTTGCTGCTGGAGAAATTTTAGGTTGGGTTTCCCATGTGCGGGGTATGGCTTGTGAAACTGTAGTTGCTTCAACTGAGGTTGTTTGTCTCAACTTTGAGATTACAGATTTTCTGAGTCTAATGCATCAAGAAGCTGCTTTTGCAGAAGCACTACACAGTCAAGCTACATTAATAGAAATATATGATTTATTAACAGCAGAATTTCACCGTCGAGCAGATGGTCATACTGATTTAATCAAACTAGCCCATACTTGTTTTGAGCAAGCTACTATCTTATCTTCCCATTTAGAAAATATATATTCAAAGCAGTTAAATGCTGATTTTTTGTGGTTAGTTAGCAGTAGTTCCCAACCAGATTTTCCCGTTGGTAGTCGTTTTGATGCAAAATTCCGCGTCTCTACAAATGTGAATCTGCGGTTGTTGGGTTTACCTCAATCATTACTGCAAACAGCACTAGTTCCCACATTCAGCCAGACACTTGATGTTGCAGATATCCCCTACGCGCCAAAATTTAACCCACAACCAGAATTAGTCCAGGATTCTCAACCCAGAAAATACCCATACATCCGGGGTAGAGGACAACAAGATGCAGCATTAGCTTGTTTCCAAATGTTGAGTCAATATTTTAATGTTACTTTCCGTAGAGATATGCTGCGGCGGGTGATATCGACAAATTATGAAAAGACTGGCGGGTTATCTCTGCCATTTTGTGCTGCTGTGGCGGAGTTGTTGGGTTTAACAACGCAGATGGTAAGAGTTCCCGCTACTGCGGTGGTGCGCTTGCAATTCCCTGTGATGATATCTTGGCAAGATAGTTTTGCGATTATCTACAAAAATAGCAACCAACAGTTACTCATTGCTGTTCCCGAAATGGGATTGATACGTCGTAAAGTAAAAGACTTTGCGGAAACTTGGGGTAGTGAGGGCGAGGTGTTGTTACTCCAAGCCAACAAACATACTCCCAAATCGCGGTTTGGGTTGAGTTGGTTCGTTCCGTCACTGCGACGCTACCGCAAGGTGTTAATTGAGGTGCTGATTGCTTCAATGGTGGTGCAGATATTTGGGTTAGTTAATCCTTTGGTGACACAGGTTGTGATTGATAAAGTGATTATCGGTAACAGTCCTGATACTTTAGAGGTGTTTGGGATATTTTTAATTGTGGTGTCGATAGTGGAAGCTGTACTCACCGCTATCCGCACGCAATTATTTGTAGATACCACTAACCGCATTGACCTTTCTTTAGGTTCAGAGGTGATTAATCACCTGCTACGTCTACCTTTATCTTACTTTGAACGTCGCCCTGTAGGAGAATTAGCCACGCGGGTTGGGGAACTGGAAAATATTCGTTCCTTTCTCACGGGTACTGCGCTCACCGTAGTGATGGATGCGATATTTTCGGTAGTATATATCCTGGTGATGACAGTATATAGCCCGTTGCTGACTGTGGTGGGATTAGCAACAGTACCGTTATTTGCTTTGCTAAATTTGTTGGTTTCCCCGGTGATGCGGCGACAGTTACAAGCGAAAGCCGAACGCAACGCCGAAACTCACTCCTACTTGGTGGAAATCATGGGAGGGATGCAGACAGTTAAAGCACAAAATTTAGAAATGCGATCGCGTTGGCAATGGCAAGAACGGTATGCTCGTTATATTAGTGCTGGTTTCAAGACTGTCTCTACTCAAACTACCGCTAGTTCCGTCAGCAGTTTTCTCAACAAGTTCTCTAGCTTATTAGTGCTGTGGGTTGGCGCTTACCTGGTTCTCCACCAACAACTCACCCTAGGACAACTAATGGCTTTTCGCATCCTCTCAGGCTATGTTACCAGTCCTCTGTTGCGCCTGGTGCAGCTTTGGCAGAACTTCCAAGAGACAGCATTATCTCTACAACGTCTCAGCGATATTATCGATAGCCCCCAAGAAACGGAAGCTGATACTCAAAATATCTTGATGCCAACAATTACAGGTAGTGTTCGTTATGAAAATCTATCTTTCAGCTTCCAACAAAATGGTCAACTGCAACTATGCAATATTAACTTAGATATCCCCACTGGTAGCTTTGTGGGCATAGTTGGTCAAAGTGGTTCTGGTAAAAGTACCCTGCTGAAATTGTTACCCCGACTCTACGAACCCAAATCAGGAAAAATTGTGATTGATGGTTACGACATCAGCAAAGTAGAACTGTATTCCTTGCGTCGTCAGATTGGGATGGTGCTACAAGATACACTATTATTCGATGGTACGGTGCGGGAAAATATCGCCTTAGCTTCTCCTGATGCGGGTGATGAAGAAATCGTCACTGCTGCCAAAATTGCCTATGCCCATGACTTTATTATGAGCCTGCCCAACGGCTATAATACCCAGGTAGGGGAGAGAGGATCAGGATTGTCTGGTGGACAGAGACAAAGAATTGCGATCGCTCGTACAGTCCTCCAAAATCCCCAAATCCTTGTCCTTGATGAAGCCACCAGCGCCCTCGACTACAACGCTGAAGCCCAAGTTTGTCGCAATTTGGCAGAAGCATTTCATCAAAAAACAGTATTTTTCATCACCCACCGCCTCAGCACAATCCGCAACGCCGATATCATTCTGATGATGGATTCTGGCTCAATTGTCGAACAAGGAACCCACGCAGAATTAATGTCTCTTAAAGGCTATTACTACTGTCTCTATCAACAACAAGACGGACAGATTTAAGAATTTGTCTCACGCAAAGGCGCAAAGGCGCAAAGTTACAAAGAATAGGAATTAATCTCACCATGAATATTCAATCTCAATTTGAACAACCCGTACTTCTCGAACAATCTCCTACTTGGTCACGGTTAATTGCTTGGACTATTATTGGAGTCTCCTCATTCACCTTAATTTGGGCATCAGTATTTAAAATTGAAGAATCAATTAACGTCACTGGTAAACTA contains these protein-coding regions:
- a CDS encoding peptidase domain-containing ABC transporter, which produces MSAHAMTSPTIDIKEFIAGLFPFNRLSAKVLEKLSAKIQVFRYRMGQLIMARETMPQQISIIYQGQARLLVFDSRTEKSVTLKLLAAGEILGWVSHVRGMACETVVASTEVVCLNFEITDFLSLMHQEAAFAEALHSQATLIEIYDLLTAEFHRRADGHTDLIKLAHTCFEQATILSSHLENIYSKQLNADFLWLVSSSSQPDFPVGSRFDAKFRVSTNVNLRLLGLPQSLLQTALVPTFSQTLDVADIPYAPKFNPQPELVQDSQPRKYPYIRGRGQQDAALACFQMLSQYFNVTFRRDMLRRVISTNYEKTGGLSLPFCAAVAELLGLTTQMVRVPATAVVRLQFPVMISWQDSFAIIYKNSNQQLLIAVPEMGLIRRKVKDFAETWGSEGEVLLLQANKHTPKSRFGLSWFVPSLRRYRKVLIEVLIASMVVQIFGLVNPLVTQVVIDKVIIGNSPDTLEVFGIFLIVVSIVEAVLTAIRTQLFVDTTNRIDLSLGSEVINHLLRLPLSYFERRPVGELATRVGELENIRSFLTGTALTVVMDAIFSVVYILVMTVYSPLLTVVGLATVPLFALLNLLVSPVMRRQLQAKAERNAETHSYLVEIMGGMQTVKAQNLEMRSRWQWQERYARYISAGFKTVSTQTTASSVSSFLNKFSSLLVLWVGAYLVLHQQLTLGQLMAFRILSGYVTSPLLRLVQLWQNFQETALSLQRLSDIIDSPQETEADTQNILMPTITGSVRYENLSFSFQQNGQLQLCNINLDIPTGSFVGIVGQSGSGKSTLLKLLPRLYEPKSGKIVIDGYDISKVELYSLRRQIGMVLQDTLLFDGTVRENIALASPDAGDEEIVTAAKIAYAHDFIMSLPNGYNTQVGERGSGLSGGQRQRIAIARTVLQNPQILVLDEATSALDYNAEAQVCRNLAEAFHQKTVFFITHRLSTIRNADIILMMDSGSIVEQGTHAELMSLKGYYYCLYQQQDGQI